The DNA window CTGACCTGGATTTATGCCCGTCTCTTGGGGCTGCTGCCCGAGAGCGGAGCCCACCGTTCCATGAGGCGGGAACAGTTGCAACTCTTCAGGCGGCTGGCCGAGGACGCCGCGCGCCGCAGGGGATTGAGAGGGCTGGTGGGCGCCTTTTGCGCCTCGGCCTGGGATCTGCTCATCAATCTCCCCTCGGAACATCGCCGCGCTTCCCATCTGCCTCCGCGTCCCTCTCCATTCAATCCAGGAGCAGTCATGAAAAACATCTCTCTCGAAGTTCGCCAGGCTCTGCGCTCCCTGCGCCGGGCGCCTTTTTTCGGCTTGGCCGTCATTTTTACCCTGGCCTTGGGCATCGGCGCCAACAGCGCCATCTTCAGCATCGTCAACGGCGTCCTGCTCCGCGACCTGCCTTACGAGTCTCCCGGCCAGTTGGTAAGGCTGCTCGACCCCGGCGACCGGGCCGCCGACCGTCGTCCCGTCTCCTACCTCAATTTCGTGGACTGGGTGGAACGCTCGGGCGTCTTTTCGGGTGCTGCCGCCTTCGACGAGTGGAGCCCCAATCTGACGGGAGTGGGTGAAGCCGAACGCATCCTGGCGGGCCAGGTCAATTGGCCTTTCTTTCAGGTGCTGGGCGTCAAGCCTCTGAAAGGACGGATCTTTCAAGAGGAGGACGACGTGGACGGGCAGGACTCTGTCGTCATCCTCACCTACGGCTTCTGGCAGAGCAAGTTCGCTGGACGCGACGACGTCGTCGGACTGGAGATCCAGCTCGACGACCGGCCCCATCAGGTGGTCGGCGTGCTGGGGCCGGACTTCGAGGATCCGGCGCTGGGAGGCAGTACCGACCGCCGCCTGCTTTTCCGTCCGCTGGGACTCGAGGGCCTGCCGCCCGACCGCCTGCCCAACCGCGGCTCCCACTCCTATACCGGCATCGCCCGCCTGCGCCCGGGTGTGAGCCTGCAAGAGGCGCAGGAGGCTCTCAACGCCGTCACTCCCACCATCCTGGCCGAGCATCCCGACCTCGATCCCGAACTTGCGGTGGTGCTGGAGCCGCTGCGCGAGTCGATGCTGGGGGACGTGAGGGCTTCGCTATGGGTGCTGATGGCCGCCGTCGCCTTCTTGCTGGCCATCGCCGTCGTCAATGTGGCCAATCTCTTTCTCAACCGGGGCAGCAGCCGCAAGGCCGAGTTCGCCTTGCGCAGCGCGCTGGGGGCCGGACGCCTGCGGCTCCTGCGCCACTCCTTGATGGAAAGCCTTCTGCTGGCCCTGGCGGGAGGAGCGGCCGGATTGCTGTTGGCTCTGGGACTGATGGAGTTCTTCTATTCCATTGCCCGCGACTTCCTGCCCCGCGCCGAGCAGGTGAGCATCGACTGGAGGGTGCTGCTCTTCACGGCCGCGGTCAGCCTGCTCACCGGTTTGGCGGCCGGACTGCTGCCGGCTTGGCGCTCCACACGGGACGAAGTGGCCGAGTCGCTCCACGACGGCGGACGCACTTTCAGCGGCGGACGCTCCAGCACCCGCTTGAGGGGAGCTTTGGTGGTGGTTCAGGTGTCGCTGGCGCTGGTCCTGCTCACCGCCTCGGGACTGCTGCTGCGCAGCCTCTGGAATCTCACTTCCACCGACACCGGCCTCTCCAGCTCGGGCGTTCTGACGTTCCGGGTGGAATTGCCCCGATCGCGTTACCAAGCTCCACCCCAGTGGGCAGCCTTCTTCGACCAGTTGCAGGAACGCCTGGAGTCCATCCCCTCGGTGGAAAAGGTGGGACGCATATCCAT is part of the Acidobacteriota bacterium genome and encodes:
- a CDS encoding ABC transporter permease translates to LTWIYARLLGLLPESGAHRSMRREQLQLFRRLAEDAARRRGLRGLVGAFCASAWDLLINLPSEHRRASHLPPRPSPFNPGAVMKNISLEVRQALRSLRRAPFFGLAVIFTLALGIGANSAIFSIVNGVLLRDLPYESPGQLVRLLDPGDRAADRRPVSYLNFVDWVERSGVFSGAAAFDEWSPNLTGVGEAERILAGQVNWPFFQVLGVKPLKGRIFQEEDDVDGQDSVVILTYGFWQSKFAGRDDVVGLEIQLDDRPHQVVGVLGPDFEDPALGGSTDRRLLFRPLGLEGLPPDRLPNRGSHSYTGIARLRPGVSLQEAQEALNAVTPTILAEHPDLDPELAVVLEPLRESMLGDVRASLWVLMAAVAFLLAIAVVNVANLFLNRGSSRKAEFALRSALGAGRLRLLRHSLMESLLLALAGGAAGLLLALGLMEFFYSIARDFLPRAEQVSIDWRVLLFTAAVSLLTGLAAGLLPAWRSTRDEVAESLHDGGRTFSGGRSSTRLRGALVVVQVSLALVLLTASGLLLRSLWNLTSTDTGLSSSGVLTFRVELPRSRYQAPPQWAAFFDQLQERLESIPSVEKVGRISILPLGGSFNGMGYSPADQPKPEPGRSLSAQTRTMGGDYFQAMGIRLLSGRTFDSRDHDQSPPVAIINRTLAQRHWPGQDALSKAIRVAGAENVRIIGVVEDVKHLRLEEEAPPRIYLSESQSIMSWDGRRMTTVVKTAQRPEALAGTVRDEVRRLDPLLPVSEVRSMDQVLAQASSAPRFRTQLIGALALLALLLTVVGIYGVISYTVTQGLRAIAIRMALGAGRRHILRGVLSSGLWPVLAGLGLGLAGALLTSRLIEGLLFQVAPREPLPYAAAALLLLGVAVAANLLPARRATRTNPIALLRE